Proteins encoded together in one Pseudomonadota bacterium window:
- the ffh gene encoding signal recognition particle protein has product MFEKLQERLEGTFKKLRGYGKLTEDNIKDSIREVRVALLEADVNYKVAKDFLDKVKEKALGGGVLTSITPGQLFTKIVHDEMCELLGKVNKPLDTSGSPPVAIMLAGLQGSGKTTTAGKLAIFLRKKGRKPLLVPSDVYRPAAIDQLMKIGAQIGVSTFDSKNMKNPLQICSEAKAYAMKNGFDTMIVDTAGRLHINEEMMEELINQKKLLNPRETLLVLDAMTGQDAVNIARAFNEKLDVDGVILTKLDGDARGGAAISIKAATGKPIKFIGIGEKLDALEPFFPERLASRILGMGDIVSLVEKAQEVFDEKQARVFEKKLRKDEFTLEDFKEQIKQMKKLGSIESIISMFPGFNKLKGAINFSEAEKDIKKTEAIINSMTAKERIYPHLIDGSRRMRIAKGSATKVQDINELLRKYAETKKMIKKFAKGGSKGFPKQLLMQ; this is encoded by the coding sequence ATGTTCGAGAAATTACAGGAAAGATTAGAAGGTACATTCAAGAAGCTCAGGGGATACGGCAAGCTCACCGAGGATAACATCAAGGATTCCATAAGGGAAGTGAGGGTTGCGCTCCTCGAGGCAGACGTGAATTATAAGGTCGCCAAAGACTTCCTCGACAAGGTGAAAGAGAAGGCTTTAGGCGGTGGGGTACTCACCAGCATAACCCCCGGTCAACTGTTCACAAAGATCGTCCATGATGAGATGTGCGAGCTTCTCGGCAAGGTGAATAAACCACTCGACACCTCCGGTTCTCCGCCGGTTGCTATTATGCTTGCAGGGCTCCAGGGTTCCGGTAAAACCACAACAGCAGGCAAGCTGGCCATATTTTTAAGGAAAAAAGGCAGGAAGCCTCTTCTCGTCCCATCAGACGTTTACAGACCCGCTGCAATCGACCAGTTAATGAAGATAGGCGCCCAGATAGGTGTAAGTACCTTTGATTCAAAGAACATGAAGAACCCGCTTCAAATATGCTCCGAGGCTAAGGCGTACGCTATGAAGAACGGTTTCGATACCATGATTGTGGACACCGCCGGACGCCTCCATATAAACGAAGAGATGATGGAGGAGCTGATAAACCAGAAAAAGCTTCTCAACCCGAGAGAAACGTTGCTTGTCCTCGACGCTATGACAGGGCAGGATGCAGTTAATATTGCAAGGGCATTTAACGAAAAGCTGGATGTTGACGGCGTGATTCTCACAAAATTAGACGGCGATGCGAGAGGTGGCGCTGCCATCTCAATAAAGGCCGCCACAGGAAAACCCATAAAATTCATTGGTATAGGTGAAAAATTGGATGCCCTTGAGCCTTTCTTCCCCGAAAGACTGGCATCTCGCATACTTGGTATGGGCGATATCGTCTCCCTCGTTGAGAAGGCACAGGAAGTATTCGATGAAAAACAGGCAAGGGTATTTGAAAAGAAACTGAGAAAAGACGAATTCACCCTTGAAGATTTCAAGGAACAGATAAAACAGATGAAGAAGCTTGGTTCGATAGAATCCATCATCAGCATGTTCCCGGGATTTAACAAGCTAAAGGGGGCAATTAACTTTTCCGAGGCAGAGAAGGATATAAAAAAGACTGAAGCAATTATAAATTCCATGACAGCAAAAGAAAGAATCTATCCCCATCTTATAGACGGGAGCAGGAGAATGCGCATTGCAAAGGGCAGTGCCACGAAGGTTCAGGATATAAATGAGCTTCTCAGAAAGTATGCTGAAACAAAAAAAATGATCAAAAAGTTCGCAAAGGGAGGCTCAAAGGGCTTTCCAAAGCAACTACTCATGCAATAG